Proteins encoded within one genomic window of Methanosarcina barkeri str. Wiesmoor:
- a CDS encoding NAD(P)/FAD-dependent oxidoreductase — translation MKIVIVGSGLAGLSAAYKLCKSNETVIFEKDAEIGGMASSYCHDFAGKRYFIEKYYHHIFRSDSELLDLIRELGLEGQMLWLKGKNAYFVDGKNYPMNTPTEILRFKPLSFTDLVKLGLLVLRIKLINDTTSYDRVKAKTWILDTAGQSVYENFFAPLMKSKFGENAENVSAAWLIGRVKIRSDRGKEGEKLGYLRGGFNSLIEALAREIAAQGGRILQNKAVKEIVIKDNAVQGVIADWDFIPCDAVISTVEPRVLDILTKGKLGTLQATLQGIRYQGTACALIGLDKGLMKNGNYWLNIKADVPFGAVIEHTNFMPFEDYGEHLVYVTSYFQDENDALWLKKEDEVLDSYLKGLENMFPDISRTDIHWAKLFRRMDTAPVYEQGYLEKVLPFAPGPTGLYLAGMFSSTNYPERSMNGSVKAGFKAANFFTKKEEN, via the coding sequence ATGAAAATCGTAATAGTAGGAAGTGGGCTCGCAGGGCTGTCAGCCGCGTATAAGCTTTGCAAATCGAATGAGACTGTTATTTTTGAAAAAGATGCAGAAATCGGGGGGATGGCCTCAAGTTATTGCCATGATTTTGCTGGAAAGAGGTACTTTATAGAGAAATATTATCACCATATATTCAGGAGTGATTCGGAACTTCTTGACCTTATAAGAGAACTGGGGCTTGAAGGTCAAATGCTGTGGCTTAAGGGAAAAAACGCCTATTTTGTGGACGGTAAAAACTATCCCATGAATACTCCCACTGAAATTCTAAGGTTTAAACCTCTTTCTTTTACGGATCTGGTAAAACTTGGGCTGCTGGTGCTTAGAATAAAGCTAATAAATGATACGACTTCCTATGACAGAGTAAAGGCAAAAACCTGGATTCTTGATACGGCGGGGCAATCCGTATACGAAAATTTTTTTGCTCCTCTCATGAAAAGCAAATTCGGTGAAAATGCCGAAAACGTTTCTGCAGCCTGGCTTATAGGGCGTGTGAAAATAAGGTCAGATCGTGGAAAAGAAGGAGAAAAACTGGGATACCTGAGAGGGGGGTTCAATTCTCTAATAGAAGCTCTGGCAAGGGAAATCGCTGCACAGGGGGGCAGGATCTTACAGAATAAAGCAGTAAAGGAAATCGTAATCAAAGACAATGCAGTGCAGGGAGTGATTGCAGACTGGGATTTCATACCCTGTGATGCCGTGATTTCAACTGTTGAACCCAGAGTACTGGATATCCTTACAAAAGGCAAACTTGGAACTCTTCAAGCGACCCTGCAAGGTATTCGTTATCAGGGAACTGCATGTGCCCTCATAGGACTTGATAAAGGGCTTATGAAAAATGGGAATTACTGGTTGAACATAAAAGCTGACGTGCCTTTTGGAGCCGTAATTGAGCACACCAATTTTATGCCTTTTGAGGACTATGGAGAACACCTCGTTTATGTAACTTCCTATTTCCAGGATGAAAACGATGCCCTCTGGCTGAAGAAGGAAGACGAAGTTCTGGATTCTTACCTGAAGGGCCTGGAAAATATGTTTCCTGATATTTCAAGAACCGATATCCACTGGGCAAAACTCTTCCGAAGAATGGATACTGCACCTGTGTATGAACAGGGGTACCTTGAAAAGGTTCTGCCGTTTGCGCCAGGCCCAACCGGACTTTACCTGGCAGGAATGTTCTCATCAACCAATTACCCGGAAAGAAGCATGAACGGCTCTGTAAAAGCCGGGTTTAAAGCTGCAAACTTCTTCACGAAAAAAGAAGAGAATTGA
- a CDS encoding calcium-translocating P-type ATPase, SERCA-type: protein MRDKEVYYDQEINSVFEELGVSEAGLSFEEAEKRLEEYGENELKEKEKVSVLQLFISQFKSILILILITASIVSALLGELVDAIVIIFTVFLAGILSFVQEYRAEKAIELLRSLTSPEATVKRDGVEKRVPSKNLVPGDLILIQTGDRIPADARLVKEFNLKTDESSLTGESVPVQKSIEALPSETSEADRTNMVYTGTAVAYGRGSAIVTATGMNTAFGELAGLLGTIERSRTPLQESLDKFGRWIGTATLVIVAFVAMLGVFYGFPLLDMFLWGVALAVAAIPEALPAVVTVGLGLGVRRMVKRHALVRKLPSVETLGATNVICSDKTGTLTQNKMTVEKICVNDQVLKVTGAGYSPEGEFFNRDEKVSTDDPHLQILLLGAVLCNDAGLFKESDTWEIKGDPTEAALVVVAAKSGLHKVELDQKYSRLGEIPFSSERKRMTTFNKLETDSSNFPIKGLTAFSKGAPEVILGSCTKIFLDGEIKSLSPEMKQLIEGKVKEMADQALRVMALSFRLLDEELYIEKTSSKELPSERIEEDMVFSGLMGMRDPPREEVKVAIQKCEDAGIKTVMITGDHKITASAIAKELGILKANDLTLTGSELDRLEDVEFEDKVERVSVYARVYPTHKLRVIDALKKKGYVVAMTGDGVNDAPALKAADMGIAMGITGTDVSKEASSMILTDDNFASIVAAVEEGRNIFKNIRNFITYGLSAHIGEVLIVLIAILGWQILPLIAVQILWINLITDGLPPMALSVEPPDNGIMKQKPRNVEKGLITRREISASLGIGGLIALQALLVLNWALDRNFSIEKLQTLIFTLVVFSEMFNAFNWRSDRYSIFSLGLFTNRPLVYAVLTTVILQLVVIYVPFFQTAFRTVPLSLFEWGVVLSLASTTLISMELIKYFSGRSSQENIKEKMNFD from the coding sequence TTGAGGGATAAAGAGGTGTATTACGACCAGGAAATAAACTCTGTTTTTGAAGAGCTTGGAGTCTCAGAAGCAGGTTTGAGTTTTGAGGAAGCCGAAAAAAGGCTTGAAGAGTATGGCGAAAATGAACTTAAAGAAAAAGAAAAAGTCTCCGTCCTGCAGCTCTTTATCTCACAGTTTAAGAGCATCCTGATTCTTATTTTGATAACGGCTTCTATTGTTTCGGCTCTTCTCGGGGAGCTAGTTGATGCAATAGTCATTATTTTTACGGTTTTTCTTGCAGGTATTCTCAGTTTCGTGCAGGAATATCGAGCCGAGAAAGCAATTGAGCTTCTAAGGTCCCTTACCTCGCCGGAAGCGACTGTTAAAAGGGATGGGGTCGAAAAAAGAGTTCCCTCAAAAAATCTTGTTCCCGGAGATCTTATCCTTATTCAGACCGGAGACCGCATTCCAGCTGATGCCAGGTTAGTCAAAGAGTTCAATCTCAAAACTGATGAGTCCTCCCTTACAGGAGAATCCGTGCCAGTTCAGAAAAGCATTGAAGCCCTGCCTTCTGAAACTTCTGAAGCTGACAGGACAAACATGGTCTACACAGGAACTGCGGTTGCTTACGGAAGAGGCAGTGCCATTGTTACCGCAACCGGAATGAATACGGCTTTTGGGGAACTTGCCGGGCTTCTGGGGACAATAGAGAGGTCCAGGACGCCTTTACAGGAAAGCCTTGACAAGTTTGGCAGATGGATTGGTACTGCGACTCTTGTAATTGTAGCTTTTGTTGCAATGCTTGGGGTTTTTTATGGTTTCCCTCTCCTTGATATGTTTTTATGGGGCGTTGCTCTTGCGGTTGCTGCTATCCCTGAAGCTCTCCCTGCAGTTGTTACAGTAGGGCTTGGGCTTGGGGTAAGGCGTATGGTCAAAAGGCACGCCCTTGTAAGAAAACTGCCATCTGTAGAGACGCTTGGAGCCACAAATGTTATCTGTTCGGATAAGACAGGCACGCTTACGCAGAATAAAATGACGGTTGAAAAAATTTGCGTCAATGATCAGGTTTTGAAGGTTACGGGAGCAGGATATTCTCCTGAGGGAGAGTTCTTTAACAGAGATGAAAAAGTTTCTACCGATGATCCCCATCTTCAGATTCTCTTGCTGGGAGCTGTTCTCTGTAACGATGCTGGTCTTTTTAAGGAAAGTGATACATGGGAGATCAAAGGAGACCCTACAGAGGCAGCTCTTGTGGTTGTTGCTGCAAAGTCAGGCTTACATAAAGTTGAGCTTGATCAAAAATATTCTCGCCTTGGAGAAATACCCTTTTCCTCTGAAAGAAAAAGAATGACTACCTTTAATAAACTGGAAACCGATTCTAGCAACTTCCCTATAAAAGGACTTACTGCCTTCTCAAAGGGAGCTCCTGAAGTGATTCTTGGCTCATGTACAAAGATTTTTCTTGACGGTGAAATAAAATCCTTATCTCCCGAAATGAAGCAATTGATTGAAGGAAAAGTTAAGGAAATGGCTGATCAGGCCCTCAGGGTTATGGCTCTTTCATTTCGCCTTCTGGATGAGGAACTCTATATTGAAAAAACTTCTTCAAAAGAGCTCCCTTCAGAGAGAATTGAAGAAGATATGGTCTTTTCAGGTTTAATGGGCATGAGAGATCCTCCAAGAGAGGAAGTAAAGGTTGCAATCCAGAAATGTGAAGATGCAGGTATTAAAACCGTAATGATAACAGGAGACCATAAAATTACGGCGTCTGCAATTGCAAAGGAACTGGGGATCTTAAAGGCAAACGATCTTACTCTTACAGGCTCGGAGCTTGATCGCCTTGAGGATGTCGAGTTCGAAGACAAGGTCGAAAGGGTTTCGGTTTATGCCAGGGTCTATCCTACTCATAAATTGAGAGTAATAGACGCCCTTAAGAAAAAGGGCTATGTCGTAGCAATGACCGGGGATGGGGTAAACGATGCTCCTGCCCTTAAAGCTGCAGATATGGGAATAGCTATGGGGATTACGGGCACAGATGTCAGCAAAGAAGCCTCAAGCATGATTCTTACGGATGATAATTTTGCGTCGATTGTTGCAGCGGTCGAGGAAGGGCGAAACATCTTTAAAAATATCCGAAACTTCATTACTTATGGGCTCTCAGCCCATATCGGTGAGGTTCTCATAGTTCTCATTGCTATCCTGGGATGGCAGATCCTGCCTCTTATTGCGGTTCAGATCCTCTGGATTAACCTGATTACGGATGGGCTTCCTCCTATGGCTCTGTCGGTTGAACCTCCTGACAATGGTATTATGAAACAGAAGCCAAGAAACGTTGAGAAAGGGCTTATAACCCGTCGGGAAATCTCAGCCAGTCTGGGAATTGGAGGGTTGATTGCACTTCAGGCTCTTCTCGTTTTAAACTGGGCTCTTGACAGAAATTTCTCTATTGAGAAACTCCAGACCCTGATCTTTACGCTAGTAGTTTTCTCAGAGATGTTTAATGCCTTTAACTGGCGGTCTGACCGATATTCGATCTTTTCCCTGGGACTTTTTACAAACAGACCTCTGGTTTATGCAGTCCTGACAACAGTAATCCTGCAACTCGTGGTAATTTATGTTCCTTTTTTCCAGACAGCTTTTAGGACCGTTCCACTTTCTCTCTTTGAATGGGGAGTGGTACTTTCTCTTGCTTCTACCACGCTTATCTCAATGGAACTTATAAAATATTTCTCAGGGAGAAGTTCTCAGGAGAATATTAAGGAAAAGATGAACTTTGATTGA
- a CDS encoding cation:proton antiporter, whose amino-acid sequence MSALLQLLFLIFSVKILGEAAERIGIPSVAGEILAGVSLGVLFLEVETGIITFFAELGSIFLLFTAGYKEVSLKNLKFESITTLVPTLSQIVSAFVFGFAFGRIFNFSFVESLFLGVAFNPTSIAVVIGTLIDLNYLSSRPGTAMLSSAFLDDIIALFFFSVVVNFVRLNHVPPVLVVLLIAGKILLFLLIMYILGNYLFPRLFTYAEKMHSKEAVFSLVIMIALFSAYLAELFELHSAIGAFTGGILVSEIPLAKLQDIQSKVDGLAHGILIPIFFAFIGFLIDPYILKNAGSFTLLIILAALMGKLAGGFIGSKVIGFDFYESLIFGVGVMPRAGIELVILTMGRELQIISQDTFSAMVLMVVVSILISPACMKWAIQARQRKDGWR is encoded by the coding sequence GTGAGCGCTCTACTTCAGCTACTGTTTTTAATTTTCAGTGTGAAAATTCTCGGGGAAGCGGCAGAGCGGATAGGTATTCCTTCAGTTGCGGGAGAAATTCTGGCTGGAGTCTCACTTGGAGTGCTTTTTCTTGAGGTAGAAACCGGCATAATAACTTTCTTTGCAGAATTGGGATCGATTTTTCTACTTTTCACAGCCGGGTATAAAGAAGTAAGCCTTAAGAACCTCAAATTTGAATCAATAACAACGCTTGTTCCAACCCTCTCCCAGATAGTTTCTGCTTTCGTCTTCGGTTTCGCGTTTGGAAGAATCTTTAATTTCAGTTTTGTTGAAAGCCTATTTCTCGGAGTAGCATTCAACCCAACAAGTATAGCAGTAGTAATCGGAACTCTTATAGACTTAAATTACCTCTCCAGCAGACCCGGGACAGCAATGCTTTCATCTGCATTCCTGGATGATATTATAGCACTATTTTTCTTTTCAGTTGTTGTAAACTTTGTTCGCCTTAACCACGTCCCTCCAGTTCTGGTGGTTCTTCTGATCGCAGGAAAAATCCTGCTTTTTCTGCTGATAATGTATATCCTTGGAAATTACCTATTTCCCAGACTTTTTACCTATGCCGAGAAAATGCATTCAAAAGAAGCTGTGTTTTCCCTGGTGATTATGATAGCTCTTTTTTCTGCTTATCTTGCAGAACTATTCGAACTTCATTCAGCAATAGGGGCTTTTACAGGGGGTATACTGGTGTCGGAAATTCCCCTTGCTAAACTTCAGGACATCCAGAGCAAAGTCGATGGGCTGGCTCATGGGATTTTGATTCCTATTTTTTTCGCATTTATAGGATTTTTAATTGACCCGTACATCCTGAAAAACGCGGGCAGCTTTACTCTTCTGATTATCCTTGCAGCGCTTATGGGGAAATTAGCAGGAGGCTTTATCGGATCAAAAGTTATAGGTTTCGACTTTTACGAAAGTTTAATCTTCGGCGTAGGGGTTATGCCGAGGGCAGGAATCGAGCTTGTGATACTCACTATGGGAAGAGAATTGCAAATAATCAGCCAGGATACATTTTCGGCAATGGTCTTGATGGTAGTCGTATCTATTCTAATCTCACCGGCCTGTATGAAATGGGCTATTCAAGCCAGGCAACGAAAGGATGGGTGGCGGTGA
- a CDS encoding HPP family protein → MDRTFSLKNIFSGKSFSQENRKVETEEFPKQREKQPEKRPHSPESIPPSKLIDEKFETCLWITIGELMTREVIKVYENTSVEEILSLYGKYPYHILPVVNDKNELVGTIDLDTILGILLLCLMPREKYTLTTAIRSLGETAKEIMITHPITVSLNATLKDASDLMIKYRLDRICVIEDRKLVGIVSKRDLVEEICRRRKEKTKEEVD, encoded by the coding sequence ATGGACAGAACATTCAGCCTGAAAAATATCTTTTCAGGAAAGAGTTTCTCTCAAGAAAATAGAAAAGTAGAGACTGAAGAGTTTCCAAAGCAGAGAGAAAAACAACCTGAAAAACGCCCGCATTCTCCAGAGTCCATTCCTCCGTCCAAATTAATAGACGAAAAGTTTGAGACCTGCCTCTGGATAACAATCGGCGAGCTCATGACCAGAGAGGTTATAAAGGTCTACGAAAACACATCAGTTGAAGAGATTCTTTCACTTTATGGCAAATATCCATACCATATCCTGCCTGTAGTGAATGATAAAAATGAGCTTGTGGGCACTATTGATCTTGATACTATTCTTGGAATTCTTCTTTTGTGCCTGATGCCCAGAGAAAAGTATACTCTAACTACGGCAATCCGATCGCTTGGAGAAACAGCAAAAGAGATAATGATTACTCATCCTATAACAGTCTCTCTAAATGCCACACTTAAGGACGCTTCGGACCTGATGATAAAGTACAGGCTTGACCGCATCTGTGTTATTGAGGACAGGAAACTGGTAGGAATAGTATCCAAGAGAGATCTTGTAGAAGAGATATGCAGAAGAAGAAAGGAAAAAACGAAAGAAGAGGTCGATTAA
- a CDS encoding flippase activity-associated protein Agl23 has translation MQQGQDYNTKNSPELSERKYKILGFLIILFALLIRLFDLGERVFHHDESVHASFTLRLLENGQYRYDPAYHGPFLFHSTAVVFHLLGINDTTARLIPVFFGVAAILLLFVLKKELGERGVLWSAFLLSFSPSMVYFSRFFRNDPIIVFCTLATVIGGIRYLENLHSSKRYPYLILVASSLAIAVSSKENTYLIILMFGAYAGIYSLYRFYSDWKKEKLSLKKTLVLKSSAIFPFIPEILISGTLFIFIVMLFYTSLFRTPETLFSIVEKAFSHWMEMHRIERIGGPFYFYIPILLVYESPILIFGTAGIIHFLKKKGENTSFFMFLSYWTVASLLLYSYLQEKVPWLVVHIVLPFGILAGAYLGDFFSGTPGRRQKNLLETENMNSGTENMNLFGTDKKPASGTKRSIAHTFVAGILALTLIISLAQCISVNFYRNMEPDELMTYSQASPDIRQLMEKIGEFNLGLETLRISVVDPENLYWPLPWYLRDYEKAAYYKKPPAKVEYDAIIVPATYRMYEVIPEEKYASYNFSLRPGKEFTLYYNKELEKKG, from the coding sequence ATGCAGCAAGGTCAGGATTACAATACTAAAAACTCACCAGAGCTTTCTGAAAGAAAATACAAAATACTCGGATTTCTGATAATCCTTTTTGCCTTGTTAATAAGACTGTTTGACCTGGGAGAACGAGTTTTCCATCACGATGAAAGCGTACATGCCAGTTTTACTCTTAGACTTCTTGAAAACGGACAATACAGATATGATCCGGCTTATCACGGCCCTTTTCTTTTTCATTCTACCGCTGTTGTCTTTCACCTTCTGGGAATAAACGACACGACAGCACGCTTGATCCCTGTCTTCTTCGGAGTAGCGGCAATTCTTCTGCTCTTTGTACTTAAGAAGGAACTTGGAGAAAGAGGTGTACTCTGGTCGGCTTTCTTGCTCTCATTTTCCCCAAGTATGGTGTACTTCTCAAGGTTCTTCAGGAATGACCCAATCATTGTTTTCTGCACACTGGCAACTGTTATAGGAGGAATTCGCTACCTTGAGAACCTTCACAGTTCAAAGAGATACCCTTATCTTATCCTTGTCGCTTCCTCTCTTGCAATTGCCGTATCTTCAAAAGAGAATACCTATCTTATTATTCTCATGTTTGGAGCCTATGCAGGAATTTATTCTTTGTACAGGTTTTATTCCGACTGGAAAAAAGAAAAGTTGAGCCTTAAAAAAACTCTTGTTCTCAAGAGTTCAGCTATTTTTCCATTTATACCGGAAATTCTGATTTCAGGTACTCTTTTTATTTTTATCGTAATGTTATTCTACACAAGCCTCTTCAGGACCCCAGAGACCCTCTTTTCAATTGTGGAAAAAGCTTTTTCTCACTGGATGGAGATGCACAGAATTGAACGCATAGGAGGCCCTTTTTATTTTTACATTCCTATCCTCCTTGTATACGAAAGCCCGATTCTGATTTTTGGGACTGCAGGTATTATTCATTTCCTTAAAAAGAAAGGAGAAAATACCTCCTTTTTCATGTTTCTTTCCTACTGGACAGTTGCGAGTTTGCTGCTCTATTCTTATCTTCAGGAAAAAGTCCCCTGGCTTGTTGTGCACATTGTCCTACCTTTTGGGATTTTAGCAGGAGCTTATCTGGGAGACTTTTTCTCCGGGACACCTGGCCGAAGACAGAAGAATTTACTTGAAACAGAAAACATGAATTCCGGAACAGAAAACATGAATTTATTCGGAACAGACAAAAAACCTGCTTCCGGGACAAAACGCTCCATAGCTCATACCTTTGTTGCGGGGATTCTAGCACTTACGTTAATAATATCCCTGGCCCAGTGCATCTCAGTAAATTTTTACCGGAATATGGAACCTGATGAGTTGATGACGTATTCACAGGCATCTCCAGATATCCGGCAACTTATGGAGAAAATTGGAGAATTTAATCTCGGGCTTGAAACCCTAAGGATATCCGTTGTGGATCCCGAAAACCTTTACTGGCCCCTGCCCTGGTATCTAAGGGACTATGAGAAAGCAGCATATTATAAAAAACCTCCAGCTAAGGTAGAATACGATGCAATAATCGTGCCTGCAACATATCGAATGTATGAGGTAATTCCGGAAGAAAAATATGCCTCATATAATTTCTCTTTACGCCCTGGAAAAGAATTTACTCTTTATTATAATAAAGAACTTGAAAAAAAAGGATAA
- a CDS encoding ubiquitin-like small modifier protein 1 — translation MAEVKVKLFANLREKAGTSELQLSGEKVIDVLLALTGKYPELKNLIFEEPEGESEAPVMCGSINVLINGNNVRHFDGLDTLLSDADELAVLPPVSGG, via the coding sequence ATGGCTGAGGTTAAAGTTAAGTTATTTGCAAATTTGCGTGAAAAAGCAGGTACATCAGAACTGCAGCTATCGGGAGAAAAGGTTATTGATGTCCTTTTAGCCCTTACTGGTAAATATCCCGAGTTGAAGAACCTTATTTTTGAGGAGCCTGAAGGAGAAAGCGAAGCTCCAGTTATGTGCGGTTCAATTAATGTCCTTATAAATGGAAACAATGTCAGGCATTTCGATGGGCTTGATACTCTTCTTTCGGATGCCGATGAGCTTGCAGTCCTGCCTCCGGTATCAGGAGGCTGA
- the glp gene encoding gephyrin-like molybdotransferase Glp produces the protein MGKIFKKRTSVDEALGLFLERISTIKKTEELSLETCTGRVLAEAVISERNVPHYRRASMDGYAVKASDTMGASPSNPIMLQLSDQVEEGSLTWVHTGAAVPEGANAVVMVEDSIAAGNLVEVRAQVYPNRNVEQVGEDIKEGDVIFEKGHLLRPCDAAVLASLGLDRVKVFNKPVVAVIPTGDELVSRKRSRDVLPPGMVLETNGLMSALYVKKWGGIPRDLDIVPDNPDSIKMVIEANLDADMILLSGGTSVGKRDHGPEIVAALGELLVHGIGVIPGKPSALGVINDVPIVCLPGYPVAGFVALNFFVRPGIRKLAAIPEAPEPTLKRRLTAKVSSKIGYVSFIRVVFEGDKVRPLSGDGAGALSSVAKADGYVLVPENIEGYDEEEEVDVFLIE, from the coding sequence ATGGGCAAGATATTCAAAAAACGAACCTCGGTTGATGAAGCTTTGGGACTTTTTCTTGAGCGTATTTCTACCATAAAGAAAACAGAAGAACTCTCACTCGAAACCTGCACAGGCAGGGTACTTGCAGAAGCTGTGATCTCGGAAAGGAATGTACCACACTACCGGCGTGCATCTATGGATGGATATGCGGTAAAGGCTTCCGACACCATGGGAGCTTCCCCCTCAAATCCGATAATGTTGCAACTTTCTGACCAAGTAGAGGAAGGAAGTTTAACCTGGGTCCATACTGGGGCTGCAGTGCCTGAAGGAGCTAATGCTGTAGTAATGGTTGAAGACTCCATCGCTGCAGGAAACCTTGTTGAGGTCAGGGCTCAGGTCTATCCGAATCGGAATGTGGAGCAGGTTGGAGAAGATATAAAAGAAGGAGATGTGATTTTTGAAAAAGGTCATCTTCTTCGTCCGTGTGATGCTGCTGTGCTTGCATCGCTTGGACTTGACAGGGTGAAGGTTTTCAACAAGCCTGTTGTTGCAGTTATCCCGACAGGGGATGAGCTCGTAAGTCGTAAGAGGAGCAGGGATGTACTTCCTCCGGGCATGGTTCTTGAGACTAATGGGCTGATGTCGGCCCTTTATGTGAAGAAATGGGGTGGGATTCCCCGAGATCTCGATATAGTACCTGATAACCCGGACAGTATAAAAATGGTCATAGAAGCAAACCTGGATGCTGATATGATTCTTCTTTCTGGCGGAACATCAGTAGGAAAAAGAGATCATGGCCCTGAGATTGTGGCAGCTCTTGGAGAACTGCTCGTGCATGGCATAGGAGTTATTCCCGGTAAACCTTCAGCCCTTGGGGTTATAAATGACGTTCCTATCGTTTGCCTGCCCGGTTATCCGGTTGCTGGATTTGTTGCCCTCAATTTCTTTGTCCGTCCTGGTATCCGGAAACTGGCAGCAATTCCAGAAGCCCCCGAGCCTACTCTTAAAAGGCGCCTGACTGCAAAAGTCAGTTCCAAAATAGGATACGTTAGTTTCATTCGTGTTGTATTTGAAGGAGATAAAGTGCGCCCTCTTTCCGGAGATGGAGCCGGAGCACTGAGTTCAGTTGCAAAGGCTGACGGGTATGTGCTGGTGCCAGAAAACATTGAAGGGTATGATGAGGAAGAAGAGGTGGATGTCTTCTTAATTGAATGA
- the crcB gene encoding fluoride efflux transporter CrcB, translating to MSSTYKDLDKIFLIGAGGFLGAICRFSLCELMESYYGTLSVNVLGSFMLGLIMYDTEYIGFIGPKGKLAFGTGFMGAFTTFSTFAVQSFTMPFFPALENISVNLFLALVGVFMGRSTIKALSGREV from the coding sequence ATGTCTTCCACTTATAAAGACCTGGATAAGATTTTTCTCATAGGAGCTGGTGGGTTCCTTGGAGCAATATGTCGGTTTTCACTTTGTGAGCTCATGGAATCATATTATGGTACCCTTTCGGTAAATGTACTCGGAAGTTTTATGCTTGGCTTGATAATGTACGATACTGAGTATATTGGATTTATAGGTCCAAAAGGAAAGCTTGCCTTCGGGACCGGATTTATGGGAGCATTCACAACATTTTCGACATTTGCAGTCCAGTCTTTTACCATGCCCTTTTTCCCTGCTCTGGAAAATATCAGTGTTAACCTGTTTCTTGCTCTGGTCGGCGTGTTTATGGGCAGGAGTACAATAAAAGCCCTTTCAGGCAGGGAGGTATAA
- the crcB gene encoding fluoride efflux transporter CrcB has protein sequence MFSFPGMGKLFLIGAGGFIGACLRYTVSSQVPRIKNIPAGTLTVNLLGTIVLAFLTFSSEPQSMVYLVNIGILGSFTTFSTFAYETFKLLEEGQNFSFFLNIFLNVALCLVGVSIAYLALSL, from the coding sequence ATGTTCTCTTTTCCAGGCATGGGAAAACTCTTTTTAATAGGTGCAGGAGGTTTTATTGGGGCATGCCTTAGATATACGGTTTCAAGCCAGGTTCCCAGGATTAAGAACATTCCTGCAGGCACACTCACTGTGAACCTCTTAGGGACCATTGTACTTGCCTTTCTCACTTTTTCTTCTGAGCCCCAATCTATGGTCTATCTCGTAAATATAGGTATTTTAGGTTCTTTTACCACGTTTTCTACCTTTGCATATGAAACTTTTAAATTGCTTGAAGAAGGACAAAATTTCTCCTTTTTCCTGAATATCTTTCTTAACGTTGCACTCTGCCTTGTAGGGGTAAGCATTGCATACCTGGCCCTGAGTTTGTGA
- a CDS encoding DUF5350 domain-containing protein, whose protein sequence is MGKTGSINWVKVKGRKGRVIKVQKSQAQKAHPGPAQRFSSSGHKRRFIRRSAKALVK, encoded by the coding sequence ATGGGCAAAACCGGCAGCATTAATTGGGTAAAAGTAAAAGGCAGAAAAGGCAGAGTAATCAAGGTCCAGAAATCACAGGCTCAAAAAGCACACCCAGGACCTGCACAGCGCTTCAGTTCTTCAGGTCATAAGAGGCGCTTTATCAGAAGATCTGCAAAAGCTCTTGTAAAGTAA